The Nostoc cf. commune SO-36 genomic sequence GCTGCGCTATCAACCACTCGTACAGAATTCATGGTTTTTTTCTGACTCCTGATCTTTGAATTCTTCTTATAAAATTTCTATTAGACATTTAAGCAAAAGTGGAGACGTAGCATTGCGATATCTCTATAAGTGTTCTGCATAACGCAGATTTAATTTCTGGAGATGTTGTATGCCCAAATTTTTGCTAGAAGCAGAGAAAGCGCTATCTTAAAGCTAATGCTTACCTTATTCTGGCAGTTCTCCAAATTGCTGACGATAACGCTCAAGTTGTTGTTGCACTAATTCAAGCTGCTGGCGAGTTTGCTGCTCGACTTCTTCTGGAGTTTGATAGCGATTTCCTTGTCGGTCATACCAATACAAAACCTGACGCTGGATATTACCAGATACGTATTGCGATCGGCCAATTCCCAAACCAATTTCTGGCATCCAAAAAGGTTCACCAATTTGCAATTGATAGCTGCCATTTACTAAGCGATAAACTTCAAAAGGTTGATGACGATCACGTTGCCAATGCTCTGGATTATAAATAATGTAGTACAGTACACCTAACTTGGCATAAATGTCTAATTTTTTGTCGTATTCTGCACCCGGAGTTAAGGAGACAATTTCCAAAGCCAAGATAGGCACTATGTTATTTTCTTCCCAAACAACATAGCTTTTACGTGATTTACCTGCCCTACGGCGTTCTACACCTAAGCTCAAAAATCCGTCTGGTACAATCGGCACAAGTGGACTAACCCCAGTGGTATGGTAAACGCCCATATCCACACTGAAAAACCAGTCATTACGGTTTGCCCAAATATATTGCAGCAAAAACAGAAGCAGGTTGGGAATAAAGTTCTGGTCTTCGTTATCCACAGGAGTATCATCTGAACAAGGAAGTTCAGCACTACTAGGCAGAGATTGACGGGGGTCTGATTTCACCATAAGTAATGATGGTGCTGATGTTACCTAATGATTTTTATTCTAGACGATTCGACATGGACAATATAGTCTAGCTAAACGTTCTAAGTTAATAACAATGAAGAATTTTGATATTTAGCTAGATGAAGAATATGCTCAAAAGGATGCCTACATTCAAAAGAAGTCTGATCAATATACAGCAGAGGCAATTAAATCTTCGATTGATTAAACTAACCAACAAGAAAAGACCTAACAGCACTGAGTTGATATAATACAAATTATTAATGGCGAGTGTAGGAATCCTCAAATTGGATTTTGAGTCTTTGAGCCATAACTGCCAAAATAATTAATGCTATAGAAGCAGACACTGCTGTTATTTTTATTCCAGAAGTATCTGTAAGTATTGCTATAGTAGCTAAAGCGATCGCAACTCCTACGCAGCTTTTTTGTAATCGTTTGGTTAACTGATAAGCTTGGTTACAGGAATTACAAATAAGTGTGTGTTGCGAGAATCGGTCTAAGGTTTTTAAATGTTGACTATTCTCGCTATTCTCAATATTTTTGGCAGTGGAATAACCTTGATAAAAAGGCAAAGATGAGCCATATTTATCTAACCATTTGCGATATGCAACTACTAATATATCTGATGTCTTGAGCGGTAAATACAATTCTTGTAAATTTTTTCCTATCCGCTCAATTTGTTTCTTTTGCTCAACAACTATTGGCAAATCGCCTTCTAAGACTTTGTTCCGGGTCATTACATGATCTACCCAAGGAGGCATCAACTTCGTCTTATAATCAAAAAAGTTACTATAATTTCTGACGAGAACCCGACATCTATTTTTACCGAGGGGAATTGAATACAAAGCTGATCCTGCAAACTTACTTTCGTTTTCATTGTTAATTTTGTAAATAACTAAGCTGGGAGCAACAAAATCTAATAAATTCCAAGGCTGATTAGTTTTTTTTGTCTTTCGATACCTGCCACGAATCCCTTGATGGGAACTCTCAAGAACTTCCATTTCTAGCGGTTGGGCTTCAGTGCGATCGCTAAAGATGCCCTCATGACTAATAGGAATATGCGCTGGGTCTATAACGTTTTCAATAAAATAGCTTTGGTCATAAGGTAAGTCTCGCATATAATCTAAGCTAAAACATCCTAATTTGTCCAAATTTGGTACAGTTGGTATTAACTCATCAATAGCTGTTTCAACTTCTCCAGCCCAAATCCAAATCATTCCTTGACGTTCTATAACTTTAAAAGATGATATACAAGCACTAACAGGAATTTTTGCCTCTGTTGATAACTGGGGAATATGCAAACATTGACCATCTTGGCCAAATTGCCAACCATGATACAAGCACTCTATTCTACCATCAATAATTTGTCCGTCCGACAGTCTGGCTCCACGGTGGGGACAACGATCTGTTAAACAAATTATCTGTCCATCTGTGTTTTTGAATAAAACAAAAGGTTCATCATATAACGAAAATCTATAAGGGTGATTTTTAGGCAAGTCTTGCAGGAAACACACAGGATACCAACATTCTCTCCAATTAAATTCTGACTGAGATTCAGGAGCCTCAAAAGTAGAATTTATTGGTGTTGCTTCTAGTTGTTTTGTTTCTAATGTCATACTTTTCTCCAGAGTTATATCAATCTATTTATCAGCAAAATTTATCTTACATCCACCCTCCAATTTCCGCATCAGTTAAGGGTTTCTCTAACTTACTATATTCTGTCTGAGCGGCGCGTAATACGTGTTTCATCTGCACTGGTTCCCCAGCATCGGCAGCGAGGAAAGCTGCATTTAAGGCTATGTTACGGATATTACCCCCAGCGACATTCAGCCGTGCTAGTTGCAGGGCATCTAAGTCTGCGGTTGGGGTTTTGGCTGGAAAAACGCGTCGCCAAATCTCCGCTCGTTGCGTTGTATCGGGGAAGGGAAACTGCACCACAAAGCGAATCCGCCGTAGAAAGGCTGTATCAATTGCACTCTTCAAGTTTGTAGTCAAGACAGCTAAACCTGGGTAGCTTTCCATCCGTTGCAATAGGTAGCTAACTTCTATATTGGCATAGCGATCGCGGGCATCTTTAACTTCACTCCGTTTACCAAATAAAGCGTCAGCTTCATCAAATAACAAAATCACCCCGCCTTGTTCTGCGGCATCAAATACCCGGCGCAAATTCTTCTCTGTCTCGCCAATATATTTACTAACTACCGATGATAGATCAATACGATAGAGGTCGAGGCGCAATTTATGAGCCAGCACTTCTGCCCCCAAGGTTTTACCAGTGCCACTAGCACCTGCAAATAGAGCGCTGATTCCTAATCCCCTAGCACTCTTGCCACCAAAACCCCAATTATTATATACATTACTACGCTGACGTACATGAGCCGCAATTTCCCGGAGAATTTGTTTCTGTGCCTCTGGTAATACCAAGTCTTCCCAATCACCAGATGGCTCAATCCTCTGGGCGAGTTCATCCAAGCGGGGACGTGCTTGCACACGGCAGGCATCCCATAAAACATCGCTGATATCGCTTTCTGGCGTTTGTGCTAACTGTCCTACGGCTTCTGCACACGCAGCGCGAATGGTTGCAGCACTTAGGTTAAACTGATCTACTAGGGTTTTAACTTGCCCGTTCATTTGCGGTGCAATTGTACTTAGTGCATCTTGCCAAACAACACCTTGTTCTTTGCTACTTGGTTGATCTACGTCAAAATTAACTATTAGGCGTTGTGATAAACCTATCCTTTCCCGACTTGTGACTATTAAAAAGCCCTTTGTGCGTTCAATGAAACGAGCGATCGCATTTAGCCGCGCTGTATCATTAGTATCTAGTTCGTTGCAGTCTATGAGCAACGCACACTTACTTAAAATCGTTTCACGAGTCCATAGGCGGATAAGATTATCCAAGTCGCTAGGTAGTAAGGGAATGACTTGTGCAGGCATTACCCACAGACTTAAATCATGAAGTTGACAAATTGTAGCGGCAATGGCGCGTTTGCTAACACTTTCACTACTACATAATTGGATAATTGGCAAGCTATTAACCTTGTAAGCTTGCGACCAAATTGCTGCTACTCGCTCCGCTAAATCTTGGTGCGAGGGTACTAAATCACTAACTTCTTCTAATGGTTCAATGATTCCAGCTAACCGTTCGTCAAGATATTGGATACCCGTGAGATAATGTAAAATTCGCTCATCAATTCTCAAGGGACTGAGGGTGAGGGCATGACCATCACCAATTTGAATTAACCGCCAATGACGTAAGGGAGAATTTGGAGCGATCGCATCCCAGTGGACATCAGGTAAAGCTGCCAAAGCTAAACTTAAGGTTGGGTAAGCTCGTTGGGAATCGCCGTGCATTATAGCACATAATTTGGCAAAATCTCCATTCAATTCCATACCTGCACACAACAGCAACAAATTACGCTCAAATAATGAGAGGCTAAACATTGTGCATACTCTCTCCAATGCCGATGGTGCAGGCATAGCAGCAGCAGCTTCCTCTAAAGCTTGCGGTAAATTCTCTTGGTTTTTCTCTTGAGGTTGATTTTGCACTTTTGCCGCGTAATTTTCTAAAATATCACGCACCACGGCTAGGGCTGCTGATAGGTAGCGGTAGTTTGCATCATCCCAATTGCGATTAATCGTTGTAGCATTCATAAAATAGTCACCTGTGGCGAATCATATTCACCAGACTGATTCTTGTGTAGTGGACTTTCCGCTCCATCTACCCGCACTCGGACAATATAAGTTCCTGGCTTGACGTTTTTGATCGGAATAGTGATTGCATCAGTATCTTCAGTACGTGATGCAACAACGAAAGAGTACGCTGACGGGGTATCACGTGATGCCTCATTGAGTAGCAAAACTACTCGCTGTGCTTTACCAACTTTGGGCTGGAATTTAACGGTAATTTCTGCTGTGCGTAAATTGTCGCTGCTATTTTCTACTTTAGCGACGAATGCTGTAATTGTTGGGTGTAAGACAAAAGCCACAATATTTGATTCAACTAAAAGATCCGTTTGCTCTACATTGCCCATTCTCAGGTGTACAACTTGGATACCCTGTACACTGGCGTATAAATCTGGCGGGATTAACAGGCTGATTTGAGTTTCTTTTACTTCTTGAGGTACTATTAGTGTCTCCGTATTTCCGAAACGAACTCGTGTGATTTCACCGCGTAACCGTTTACCACGAATTACTAATGTTGTGCCTGTAAGAATCATTTGCTCAGTCTTTGCCGGAGCCATAACTTGCTCTATACTCGGCAAAGACAAGGGCATCAGGTAGAAACCTTCAGAGTTGTCATTGCTACTCTCAATCAATACCATTGATGCCAGATAAGTCGCTGAAGGTCGATAGTGTGTTTGTAAAGCAGACCATAACTTAGAAGTTTCTTCCATGTTAAAAAACTCTGGAGTCAATTTGATCTGCCCAATTTGTTCAGCTAAATCCGAAACAGATACATTTGCTACAGCTTGCGAAAAAGCACTTGAGGTATTGGTTGTAGATGCATTGATCAAAGTGTTTTCAAGAATATCAGATGTAATAGCTGGTGTTTTATGTAACAAATGCATTGCGTAGCCAAGTAAAAGCTCCGCCTGAAAATCTTTGGCTCCATAAGCTGTCAGCAAGTAATGAAGATCAAGAGCTAATGGTGGAGTCTGAGAGCGCGGGTTTCCATTAATACGTGAATGTCGGCTCCGAAATTCCTGAGATACCCAATCGACATTGCGATTCTGTGTCACTTGATAGAGGAAGAGGTTGAGTTGGGCACGCTCGTCGGCTTCAACCGAAATTCGATCAGGTGGTAGGGCAGTTACAATGACATCACCAACACTAGCAGTGATCGGATCACTGACTAAACCATTTTCCAGCAAGACTTTTAGTACTGCTGTCACGGCGGCTATAGAGAGCACATTACTCATCCTCATTCCTCATGGCAATAGCACATATTAATCATGTACGCCAGAATACATTGACAGAATATATTTTGCAAAACTTTAAATATTCTGTAGCGGGGATTGGGGATTAGAGACTAGTCCCTGGTAGTCTGTCAAGCTAGTTTTCATGGTTTTTACTCAGGAATTTAGTACTGAGTAAATAAGGGCTATCCTGACTACGAACTTGTTAACCCACCCATCAATTTGAACTTGACAGAGTATTAACTAAAGAATCCCGCTAACGACCCTAGTTGAATTTGCGTTAATTAATTTAACATCAGGAACCAATTTCAACTACCACAGGTCTGAATTTTAAACATTTTATCAAATTGATAAGATTAGTTTTATGTTAAGCTGAGTATAATTAAATAAAGTACTAGTAGTATATATTACCGATGTCGATCTAAACTTACAAGTAAAACATTTGCAATACTAGTATTATCTCTGACTAAAATTAACAGTTTAACTTAACGTAACTAGGATGGGTTTCCCCAGATGCAATCCCCACCTTCTTCAAATTCTTGGATTGGTCGATTCGTAGGTGATAACGAACGATACCGTTTAGACAAACGTTTAGGCGGGGGTGGCATGGGAGATGTCTTCCTGGCAACAGACACCCGTGTAGGTCAGCAGGTAGCGTTGAAGTTGCTCAAAGATACGCTGGTGGCATCACAAGAAATGAGAAAGCGTTTTGAGCGTGAGGTGGCAGTTTGTGCTGCTTTGCAAAGTGACCACATTGTTAAGATTAGTGATTGTGGTGTAACTCCGGAAGGTTTTCCATTTTACGTAATGGAATATTTGCGGGGGCAAACGCTCAGGCAATTACTACTGCGCGAAAAGCGGCCATCTGTCGAGCGGACGGTGAACATTATGGCGCAAGTTTGCAAGGGTCTACAGCTTGCCCATCAAGGAGTTACTCTGCAACGGGATGGAGGCAAAACCACTGAGCATATTCAGGTAGTTCACCGCGATCTGAAGCCAGATAATATATTTTTAGTACCTACAGATTTGGGAGAGTGGGTCAAGGTTTTGGATTTTGGTGTTGCCAAAATTCGGAGTGAATCTTCAGAAAATTCCAATATTACAAATATAACTAGTACATTTATCGGTACATTTCGTTACGCACCTCCTGAACAAATCCAAAGCGATAAAAATTTGGATGCCAGAGGCGATATTTACAGCTTAGGAATTATCCTTTATGAAATGCTGAGTGCTGCTGACCCCTTTGGAATCAGCATTAAAGGTAATCATATCAGTGAAGCTTCTTGGGTATTAGCTCATGCTTATGAGCCACCCAAACCACTGCGATCGCAACCAGGGTGTGAGCATTTACCCGTAGAATTGGAAGCGGTGGTGATGAAATGCCTCCACAAAAACCCAGCTAACCGATTTGCAACAGTAGAAGAACTAAATCAGGCTTTGCAAGCTGCTGCCAAGTTTGCCACAGGAACTACTAATGTACCCGGACAGATTACTGGGCAACCGCAACCTTCCTACAATCAAGGTTCAAATCACGAAACTGTTCCTAGACAATCGAACGACGATACCGTTATTCGCCCTCCATCTGCATATAATCAGGGTTCAAATCACGAAACTGTTCCCAGACAATCGAACGACGACACCGTTATTCGCCCTCCATCTGCATATAATCAGGGTTCAAATCACGAAACAGTTCCCAGACCATTTAACCCGATTGAGCAAAGCCAATCTGAAGAAACCGTTCCTCCTCTTCAGGCTGGATACAATCAAGGTTCAAATCACGAAACCGTTCCTAGACCATTTAACCCAGTTGAGCAAAATCAACAGAGTCCTGTGAATAATCAGAATGCCAACAAACCTGATGTGACGTTATTTCAACCACGATCAGCATTTAATCAAGGTGGACAACAAACGCCACCAGATAAGACATTATTTCAACCGCGACCAGGATCTAATCAAGGTGGGCAACAAACGCCACCAGATAAGACATTGTATCAACCGCGATCAGCATTTAATCAAGGTGGGCAACAAACACCACCAGATAAGACATTATTTCAACCGCGACCAGGATCTAATCAAGGTGGACAACAAACGCCACCAGATAAGACATTATTTCAACCGCGACCAGGATCTAATCAAGGTGGGCAACAAACGCCACCAGATAAGACATTATTTCAACCGCGACCTGCATCCAATAGAGGTAGATCACAAGCGCCAGTAGATGACACTATTTACCAACCAAGGCTAGTTGGGCAGCTAACTACAAGAATTTCTCCCAATTTTTTGCGAATCGTAGGAGTGGTCTTGGCTATTGGGCTGACTTTAGCATTGGCAACCTATATATATACTCAATTTCAATCTCGTAAAGAGCCAAGCAACCAGCA encodes the following:
- a CDS encoding Uma2 family endonuclease; its protein translation is MVKSDPRQSLPSSAELPCSDDTPVDNEDQNFIPNLLLFLLQYIWANRNDWFFSVDMGVYHTTGVSPLVPIVPDGFLSLGVERRRAGKSRKSYVVWEENNIVPILALEIVSLTPGAEYDKKLDIYAKLGVLYYIIYNPEHWQRDRHQPFEVYRLVNGSYQLQIGEPFWMPEIGLGIGRSQYVSGNIQRQVLYWYDRQGNRYQTPEEVEQQTRQQLELVQQQLERYRQQFGELPE
- a CDS encoding aromatic ring-hydroxylating dioxygenase subunit alpha, whose translation is MTLETKQLEATPINSTFEAPESQSEFNWRECWYPVCFLQDLPKNHPYRFSLYDEPFVLFKNTDGQIICLTDRCPHRGARLSDGQIIDGRIECLYHGWQFGQDGQCLHIPQLSTEAKIPVSACISSFKVIERQGMIWIWAGEVETAIDELIPTVPNLDKLGCFSLDYMRDLPYDQSYFIENVIDPAHIPISHEGIFSDRTEAQPLEMEVLESSHQGIRGRYRKTKKTNQPWNLLDFVAPSLVIYKINNENESKFAGSALYSIPLGKNRCRVLVRNYSNFFDYKTKLMPPWVDHVMTRNKVLEGDLPIVVEQKKQIERIGKNLQELYLPLKTSDILVVAYRKWLDKYGSSLPFYQGYSTAKNIENSENSQHLKTLDRFSQHTLICNSCNQAYQLTKRLQKSCVGVAIALATIAILTDTSGIKITAVSASIALIILAVMAQRLKIQFEDSYTRH
- a CDS encoding ATP-binding protein, which translates into the protein MNATTINRNWDDANYRYLSAALAVVRDILENYAAKVQNQPQEKNQENLPQALEEAAAAMPAPSALERVCTMFSLSLFERNLLLLCAGMELNGDFAKLCAIMHGDSQRAYPTLSLALAALPDVHWDAIAPNSPLRHWRLIQIGDGHALTLSPLRIDERILHYLTGIQYLDERLAGIIEPLEEVSDLVPSHQDLAERVAAIWSQAYKVNSLPIIQLCSSESVSKRAIAATICQLHDLSLWVMPAQVIPLLPSDLDNLIRLWTRETILSKCALLIDCNELDTNDTARLNAIARFIERTKGFLIVTSRERIGLSQRLIVNFDVDQPSSKEQGVVWQDALSTIAPQMNGQVKTLVDQFNLSAATIRAACAEAVGQLAQTPESDISDVLWDACRVQARPRLDELAQRIEPSGDWEDLVLPEAQKQILREIAAHVRQRSNVYNNWGFGGKSARGLGISALFAGASGTGKTLGAEVLAHKLRLDLYRIDLSSVVSKYIGETEKNLRRVFDAAEQGGVILLFDEADALFGKRSEVKDARDRYANIEVSYLLQRMESYPGLAVLTTNLKSAIDTAFLRRIRFVVQFPFPDTTQRAEIWRRVFPAKTPTADLDALQLARLNVAGGNIRNIALNAAFLAADAGEPVQMKHVLRAAQTEYSKLEKPLTDAEIGGWM
- a CDS encoding Pvc16 family protein is translated as MSNVLSIAAVTAVLKVLLENGLVSDPITASVGDVIVTALPPDRISVEADERAQLNLFLYQVTQNRNVDWVSQEFRSRHSRINGNPRSQTPPLALDLHYLLTAYGAKDFQAELLLGYAMHLLHKTPAITSDILENTLINASTTNTSSAFSQAVANVSVSDLAEQIGQIKLTPEFFNMEETSKLWSALQTHYRPSATYLASMVLIESSNDNSEGFYLMPLSLPSIEQVMAPAKTEQMILTGTTLVIRGKRLRGEITRVRFGNTETLIVPQEVKETQISLLIPPDLYASVQGIQVVHLRMGNVEQTDLLVESNIVAFVLHPTITAFVAKVENSSDNLRTAEITVKFQPKVGKAQRVVLLLNEASRDTPSAYSFVVASRTEDTDAITIPIKNVKPGTYIVRVRVDGAESPLHKNQSGEYDSPQVTIL
- a CDS encoding protein kinase domain-containing protein, which encodes MQSPPSSNSWIGRFVGDNERYRLDKRLGGGGMGDVFLATDTRVGQQVALKLLKDTLVASQEMRKRFEREVAVCAALQSDHIVKISDCGVTPEGFPFYVMEYLRGQTLRQLLLREKRPSVERTVNIMAQVCKGLQLAHQGVTLQRDGGKTTEHIQVVHRDLKPDNIFLVPTDLGEWVKVLDFGVAKIRSESSENSNITNITSTFIGTFRYAPPEQIQSDKNLDARGDIYSLGIILYEMLSAADPFGISIKGNHISEASWVLAHAYEPPKPLRSQPGCEHLPVELEAVVMKCLHKNPANRFATVEELNQALQAAAKFATGTTNVPGQITGQPQPSYNQGSNHETVPRQSNDDTVIRPPSAYNQGSNHETVPRQSNDDTVIRPPSAYNQGSNHETVPRPFNPIEQSQSEETVPPLQAGYNQGSNHETVPRPFNPVEQNQQSPVNNQNANKPDVTLFQPRSAFNQGGQQTPPDKTLFQPRPGSNQGGQQTPPDKTLYQPRSAFNQGGQQTPPDKTLFQPRPGSNQGGQQTPPDKTLFQPRPGSNQGGQQTPPDKTLFQPRPASNRGRSQAPVDDTIYQPRLVGQLTTRISPNFLRIVGVVLAIGLTLALATYIYTQFQSRKEPSNQQGLPNSDRIQN